A stretch of the Oceanicola sp. D3 genome encodes the following:
- the rplO gene encoding 50S ribosomal protein L15, whose product MKLNELRPADGSTHSKKRVGRGPGSGKGKTAGRGIKGQKSRSGVAINGYEGGQMPIYQRLPKRGFNKPNRKQFAVVNLGLIQKFIDAGKLEAGSIDEDALVASGLVRRKLDGVRILAKGELTAKVALNVTGASKSAIEAVEKAGGSLSVAAAAQASE is encoded by the coding sequence ATGAAACTCAATGAACTCCGTCCCGCCGACGGCTCCACCCATTCCAAAAAGCGCGTGGGCCGTGGACCCGGTTCCGGCAAGGGTAAAACCGCCGGTCGTGGTATCAAAGGTCAGAAGTCCCGTTCGGGTGTGGCCATCAACGGCTACGAGGGCGGCCAGATGCCGATCTACCAGCGTCTGCCCAAGCGCGGCTTCAACAAGCCGAACCGCAAGCAGTTCGCCGTGGTCAACCTCGGCCTGATCCAGAAATTCATCGACGCGGGCAAGCTTGAAGCCGGTTCCATCGACGAAGACGCGCTGGTGGCTTCGGGCCTCGTGCGCCGCAAGCTCGATGGCGTTCGCATCCTCGCCAAGGGTGAGCTGACTGCGAAAGTCGCGCTCAACGTGACCGGCGCTTCCAAGTCGGCCATCGAGGCCGTCGAGAAGGCTGGCGGCTCGCTTTCGGTCGCAGCCGCGGCGCAGGCTTCCGAGTAA
- the secY gene encoding preprotein translocase subunit SecY, whose amino-acid sequence MASAAEQMAANMSWGAIGKAPELRQRIFFTLGLLIIYRLGTYIPVPGIDGTALRAFVEQASQGLGGVLNMFTGGAIGRMGIFALGIMPYISASIIVQLLTAMVPALEQLKKEGEQGRKKINQYTRYGTVALATFQAYGLAVSLQNGSADGVPFVNDPGLFFIASCVVTLVGGTMFLMWLGEQITARGIGNGISLIIFVGIVAELPGALAQFFVQGQTGAISGGVVIGVIFMVFAVLTFVVFMERSLRKIHIQYPRRQVGMKVYDGGSSHLPIKVNPAGVIPAIFASSLLLLPTTISTFSGNQTGPVMSTILAYFGPGQPLYLLFFAGMIVFFTYFYTHNVSFKTDDVADNLKSQNGFVPGIRPGKRTAEYFEYVVNRILVLGSAYLALVCLLPEMVRGGLGITAYFGGTSILIIVSVGMDTIQQVQSHLLAHQYENLIERSQLRGKKRGGRGRRGAARR is encoded by the coding sequence ATGGCATCAGCAGCAGAGCAAATGGCCGCCAACATGAGCTGGGGGGCCATCGGCAAGGCCCCGGAGCTCCGGCAGCGTATCTTCTTCACTCTCGGGCTGCTGATTATCTATCGCCTCGGCACCTACATCCCGGTGCCCGGCATCGACGGCACCGCCTTGCGGGCCTTCGTGGAGCAGGCGAGCCAGGGCCTGGGCGGTGTGCTCAACATGTTCACCGGCGGCGCCATCGGCCGGATGGGCATCTTCGCCCTTGGCATCATGCCCTACATCTCTGCCTCGATCATCGTGCAGCTTCTCACGGCCATGGTGCCGGCGCTGGAGCAGCTGAAGAAAGAGGGCGAGCAGGGCCGCAAGAAGATCAACCAGTACACCCGCTACGGCACCGTGGCGCTGGCGACCTTTCAGGCCTATGGCCTTGCGGTCTCGCTGCAGAACGGCTCTGCCGATGGTGTGCCCTTCGTCAACGATCCGGGCCTGTTCTTCATCGCGTCCTGCGTTGTGACGCTGGTGGGCGGCACCATGTTCCTGATGTGGCTCGGTGAGCAGATCACCGCCCGCGGCATCGGCAACGGCATTTCGCTCATCATCTTCGTCGGCATCGTTGCCGAGCTGCCCGGCGCGCTGGCGCAGTTCTTCGTGCAGGGCCAAACCGGGGCCATCTCGGGCGGGGTGGTGATTGGCGTGATCTTCATGGTCTTCGCCGTGCTCACCTTCGTGGTGTTCATGGAGCGCAGCCTGCGCAAGATCCACATCCAGTACCCGCGCCGTCAGGTTGGCATGAAGGTCTATGACGGTGGCTCCTCGCACCTGCCGATCAAGGTGAACCCGGCGGGCGTGATCCCGGCGATCTTCGCCAGCTCGCTGCTGCTGCTGCCGACCACCATCAGCACCTTCTCGGGCAACCAGACCGGGCCGGTGATGAGCACAATCCTCGCCTACTTCGGCCCCGGCCAGCCGCTCTACCTGCTGTTCTTCGCCGGGATGATCGTGTTCTTCACCTATTTCTACACCCACAACGTTTCGTTCAAAACGGACGACGTCGCCGACAACCTGAAGAGCCAGAACGGCTTTGTCCCGGGCATCCGCCCCGGCAAGCGCACCGCCGAATACTTCGAGTATGTCGTCAACCGCATCCTCGTGCTCGGCTCGGCCTACCTTGCTCTGGTTTGCCTGCTGCCCGAAATGGTGCGCGGCGGCCTGGGCATCACGGCCTACTTCGGCGGCACCTCGATCCTGATCATCGTGTCGGTTGGCATGGACACCATTCAGCAGGTCCAGTCGCACCTTCTGGCACACCAGTACGAAAATCTCATTGAGCGTTCGCAGCTACGCGGTAAAAAGCGTGGAGGTCGTGGCCGGAGGGGGGCAGCTCGCAGATGA
- a CDS encoding adenylate kinase, producing the protein MNIILLGPPGAGKGTQAKILVESEGMVQLSTGDMLRAARTSGTEMGKRVAEVMDRGDLVTDEIVIGLIREKLEEAPEKSYIFDGFPRTLKQADALGELLAEFGQPLDVALELRVNDEALVERILNRAREAVAAGGEARADDNEESLKTRLLAYYKMTSPLVGYYYAKGLYARTDGLAPIEEVSKGVREKLGLA; encoded by the coding sequence ATGAACATTATACTTCTCGGACCGCCGGGCGCGGGCAAGGGCACACAAGCCAAGATCCTCGTCGAGAGCGAAGGCATGGTGCAGCTTTCCACCGGTGACATGCTGCGCGCCGCGCGCACATCGGGCACCGAAATGGGCAAGCGCGTCGCCGAGGTGATGGACCGCGGAGACCTGGTGACCGACGAGATCGTCATCGGCCTTATCCGTGAAAAGCTCGAAGAGGCCCCCGAGAAGAGCTACATCTTCGACGGCTTCCCCCGCACCCTCAAGCAGGCCGATGCGCTTGGCGAATTGCTGGCCGAGTTTGGCCAGCCGCTCGACGTGGCGCTGGAGCTGCGGGTGAACGACGAGGCGCTGGTGGAGCGCATCCTCAACCGCGCCCGCGAGGCCGTAGCCGCCGGCGGCGAAGCCCGCGCGGATGACAACGAGGAAAGCCTCAAGACCCGCCTGCTCGCCTACTACAAGATGACCTCGCCACTAGTTGGCTACTACTACGCCAAGGGCCTCTACGCCCGCACCGATGGCCTCGCGCCGATCGAAGAGGTCTCGAAAGGCGTGCGCGAGAAGCTGGGCCTGGCTTGA
- the rpsM gene encoding 30S ribosomal protein S13, whose product MARIAGVNIPTAKRVPIALTYIHGIGNDSARKICEAVGIDLTRRVNELSDAEVLAVREHIDANYTVEGDLRRDVQMNVKRLMDLGCYRGLRHRRNLPVRGQRTHTNARTRKGPAKAIAGKKK is encoded by the coding sequence TTGGCCCGTATCGCTGGGGTTAACATCCCGACTGCTAAGCGCGTTCCGATCGCGCTCACCTACATCCACGGCATTGGCAACGATTCCGCCCGCAAAATCTGCGAGGCCGTTGGCATCGACCTGACCCGCCGCGTGAACGAACTGTCTGACGCCGAAGTGCTCGCCGTGCGCGAACACATCGACGCCAACTACACCGTCGAAGGCGACCTTCGCCGCGACGTGCAGATGAACGTCAAGCGCCTGATGGACCTCGGCTGCTACCGCGGCCTGCGCCATCGTCGCAACCTCCCGGTGCGCGGTCAGCGGACCCACACCAACGCTCGCACCCGCAAAGGCCCCGCAAAGGCCATTGCCGGCAAGAAGAAATAA
- the rpsK gene encoding 30S ribosomal protein S11, whose translation MARDTRRTKKKVSKNIAAGVAHVNSSFNNTKILISDVQGNAIAWSSAGTMGFKGSRKSTPYAAQMAAEDAGKKAQDHGVKTLEVEVQGPGSGRESALRALAAVGFNITSIRDVTPIAHNGCRPPKRRRV comes from the coding sequence ATGGCACGTGATACCCGCCGCACGAAGAAGAAGGTTTCCAAGAACATCGCCGCTGGCGTTGCGCATGTGAACTCTTCGTTCAACAACACCAAGATCCTCATCTCCGACGTTCAGGGCAATGCAATCGCATGGTCCTCCGCCGGTACGATGGGCTTCAAGGGCTCCCGGAAGTCGACCCCCTACGCCGCCCAGATGGCTGCTGAGGATGCCGGCAAAAAAGCACAGGACCACGGCGTGAAAACGCTTGAGGTTGAGGTGCAGGGCCCCGGCTCGGGCCGCGAAAGCGCGCTGCGTGCGCTGGCGGCTGTCGGGTTCAACATCACCTCGATCCGTGATGTCACCCCGATCGCCCACAACGGCTGCCGCCCGCCGAAGCGTCGCCGGGTCTGA
- a CDS encoding DNA-directed RNA polymerase subunit alpha, whose product MIHKNWQELIKPTQLDVKPGNDPARQATVVAEPLERGFGLTLGNALRRVLLSSLQGAAITSVQIDNVLHEFSSIAGVREDVTDVVLNLKGVAIRMEVDGPKRVSISAKGPGVVTAADISESAGIEVLNKEHVICHLDDGADLYVELTVNTGKGYVAADKNRPEDAPIGLIPIDAIYSPVKKVSYDVQPTREGQVLDYDKLTLKLETDGSVTPDDAVAFAARILQDQLSIFVNFDEPEAAGRQDEDDGLEFNPLLLKKVDELELSVRSANCLKNDNIVYIGDLIQKTEAEMLRTPNFGRKSLNEIKEVLSGMGLHLGMDVEEWPPENIEDLAKKFEDQF is encoded by the coding sequence ATGATCCACAAAAACTGGCAGGAACTCATCAAACCCACGCAGCTTGACGTGAAGCCGGGCAATGACCCCGCGCGTCAGGCCACCGTCGTGGCTGAACCGCTGGAGCGGGGCTTCGGCCTGACGCTCGGCAACGCGCTGCGCCGCGTGCTGCTCTCCTCGCTGCAAGGCGCGGCGATCACCAGCGTTCAGATCGACAACGTGCTGCATGAGTTTTCCTCCATTGCAGGCGTCCGCGAGGACGTCACCGACGTGGTGCTCAACCTCAAGGGCGTCGCCATCCGTATGGAAGTTGACGGGCCCAAGCGCGTTTCGATCTCGGCCAAGGGCCCGGGCGTCGTGACCGCTGCCGACATTTCGGAAAGCGCAGGCATCGAGGTTCTGAACAAGGAACACGTGATCTGCCACCTCGATGACGGTGCCGATCTCTACGTCGAGCTGACCGTGAACACCGGCAAAGGCTACGTGGCGGCTGACAAGAACCGCCCCGAAGACGCGCCCATCGGCCTGATCCCGATCGACGCGATCTACTCGCCGGTCAAGAAGGTGTCTTACGATGTGCAGCCCACCCGTGAGGGCCAGGTGCTGGACTATGACAAGCTGACGCTGAAGCTCGAAACCGACGGTTCGGTGACGCCGGATGACGCCGTGGCCTTTGCCGCCCGCATCCTGCAGGACCAGCTCTCGATCTTCGTCAACTTCGACGAGCCCGAGGCCGCTGGCCGCCAGGACGAGGACGATGGCCTCGAGTTCAACCCGCTTCTGCTGAAGAAGGTGGACGAGCTGGAGCTTTCGGTGCGGTCTGCGAACTGCCTGAAGAACGACAACATCGTTTACATCGGCGACCTGATCCAGAAGACCGAAGCCGAGATGCTCCGCACCCCGAACTTCGGCCGCAAGTCGCTGAACGAGATCAAAGAGGTTCTCTCGGGCATGGGCCTGCACCTCGGCATGGACGTCGAAGAGTGGCCGCCGGAGAACATCGAAGATCTGGCCAAGAAGTTCGAAGACCAGTTCTGA
- the rplQ gene encoding 50S ribosomal protein L17: protein MRHARGYRRLNRTHEHRKALFANMAGSLIEHEQIKTTLPKAKELKRIMDKLITLGKRGDLHARRQASSRLKQDAYVAKLFEVLGPRYAERTGGYTRVLKAGFRYGDMAPMAIIELVDRDVDAKGAADKARLEAEEATE, encoded by the coding sequence ATGCGTCACGCCCGCGGATACCGCCGCCTGAATCGCACCCACGAGCACCGCAAGGCGCTCTTTGCCAACATGGCCGGCTCGCTCATCGAGCATGAACAGATCAAAACCACTCTGCCGAAAGCCAAAGAGCTGAAGCGGATCATGGACAAGCTCATCACCCTCGGCAAACGCGGCGATCTGCACGCCCGCCGTCAGGCATCCTCGCGCCTCAAGCAGGACGCCTACGTTGCCAAGCTCTTCGAAGTGCTCGGCCCGCGCTACGCCGAGCGCACCGGCGGCTACACCCGCGTGCTGAAGGCCGGCTTCCGCTACGGTGACATGGCCCCGATGGCCATCATCGAGCTGGTCGACCGCGACGTGGACGCCAAGGGCGCCGCCGACAAGGCCCGCCTTGAGGCTGAAGAAGCCACCGAATAA
- a CDS encoding autoinducer binding domain-containing protein: protein MSDKQRIDRELAALSKLAPAGYHAGLHIRFASPLVTFQTYNQAWTDHYTAQAYVMRDPMIAWGFSTEGETRWSELELPDPFGILEEAAEFGLKYGVQVSCGPISSRTIAGAARADREFEADEMAEIGKIIRRLHDLTEPPESLTQAQIDALRLIAAGDRHTAAAAKLNISESALKARLTAARERLRARTTAEALQRAKEYRLL, encoded by the coding sequence ATGTCTGACAAACAAAGGATTGATAGGGAACTCGCGGCCCTCAGCAAACTGGCCCCTGCTGGGTACCACGCCGGATTACATATTCGGTTCGCTTCTCCGCTTGTTACCTTTCAAACTTACAATCAGGCATGGACCGATCATTATACTGCGCAGGCTTACGTCATGCGTGATCCGATGATCGCCTGGGGGTTTTCCACAGAAGGGGAAACGCGGTGGAGTGAACTGGAATTGCCGGACCCATTCGGCATTCTGGAAGAAGCCGCGGAGTTTGGCCTGAAGTACGGGGTGCAGGTTTCTTGTGGCCCGATTTCTTCACGCACCATTGCAGGAGCAGCGCGAGCAGACCGCGAATTTGAAGCGGATGAGATGGCCGAGATCGGCAAGATCATTCGCAGGCTGCACGACCTGACAGAGCCTCCGGAAAGTTTGACCCAGGCACAGATAGATGCTCTGCGCCTGATTGCAGCAGGGGATCGTCACACTGCTGCAGCTGCCAAACTCAACATCTCCGAAAGCGCGCTCAAGGCCCGCCTCACCGCCGCACGGGAAAGGCTTCGCGCCCGCACCACGGCCGAGGCGCTCCAGCGGGCCAAGGAATACAGACTGCTCTAG
- a CDS encoding acyl-homoserine-lactone synthase, with protein sequence MQTTTLSFANLHNHGELFANLFRARKQSFIVQNNWDLPEAMGMEFDQYDTPASRWVAVHDGTEILAGIRLTPTTARCGIYSYMIRDAQRQLLDTIPADLLDYEAPVSDTVWESSRVFVSHTTPMNIRRRVHAHLIMEMTNAARELGASEVLGLIPANWPRWAGRCGLKAKAAGRVMDFDGHDNQVVSIDLRDNMH encoded by the coding sequence ATGCAAACCACCACCCTCTCTTTCGCCAACCTTCACAACCACGGCGAACTCTTTGCCAACCTTTTTCGCGCCCGAAAACAAAGCTTTATCGTGCAGAACAACTGGGATCTGCCCGAGGCGATGGGCATGGAATTCGACCAGTACGACACCCCCGCCTCGCGTTGGGTTGCCGTGCATGACGGCACCGAGATTCTTGCCGGTATCCGGCTGACGCCCACCACGGCGCGCTGCGGCATCTACAGCTACATGATCCGCGATGCGCAAAGGCAGCTGCTCGATACCATCCCCGCCGATCTGCTCGACTACGAAGCCCCGGTTTCTGACACGGTCTGGGAATCGAGCCGCGTCTTCGTCAGCCACACCACGCCGATGAACATCCGCCGCCGGGTGCACGCGCATCTGATCATGGAGATGACAAACGCGGCCCGCGAACTGGGCGCATCCGAGGTGCTTGGCCTGATTCCCGCAAACTGGCCGCGTTGGGCCGGGCGCTGCGGGCTCAAGGCCAAGGCCGCTGGCCGGGTGATGGATTTCGACGGCCATGACAACCAGGTTGTGTCGATCGACCTGCGCGACAACATGCACTAA
- a CDS encoding replication-associated recombination protein A — protein sequence MADLFDTSASEPAAGSAPRPLADRLRPARLEEVIGQEHLLAPDAPLGAMLASGSLSSLILWGPPGVGKTTIARLLAHETDLAFVQISAIFTGVPELRKVFEAAKHRRSNGQGTLLFVDEIHRFNKAQQDGFLPHMEDGTIVLVGATTENPSFELNAAILSRAQVLVLNRLDGKALEKLLLRAEQEVGHALPLTGEARESLLGMADGDGRALLNLVEQVAGWKTDTKLDPKALAARLQRRAAQYDKSGDGHYNLISALHKSVRGSDPDAALYWFARMLEGGEDPRFLARRITRMAVEDIGLADPAAQTHCLHAWEVYERLGSPEGELALAQALTYIALAPKSNAVYVAYKAARAAAKKTGSEPPPKHILNAPTKLMSEQGYGDGYQYDHDAEDGFSGQNYFPDTMKRPVWYQPVERGFERELKKRVEWFAGLRAKRNKG from the coding sequence ATGGCCGATCTCTTCGACACCTCCGCCTCAGAGCCCGCCGCAGGCAGCGCCCCGCGCCCGCTGGCCGACAGGCTGCGCCCGGCGCGGTTGGAGGAGGTGATCGGGCAAGAGCATTTGCTTGCCCCCGATGCGCCATTGGGCGCAATGCTCGCCTCGGGCAGCCTCTCGTCACTCATCCTCTGGGGCCCGCCGGGCGTGGGCAAAACCACCATCGCCCGGTTGCTCGCCCATGAAACCGACCTCGCCTTCGTGCAGATCAGCGCCATCTTCACCGGCGTGCCCGAGCTGCGGAAGGTCTTTGAAGCGGCCAAGCACCGCCGCAGCAACGGGCAGGGCACGCTGCTCTTCGTCGACGAGATCCACCGGTTCAACAAGGCGCAGCAGGACGGCTTTCTGCCGCATATGGAAGACGGCACCATCGTGCTCGTCGGGGCAACCACCGAGAACCCGTCTTTCGAGCTCAACGCCGCTATCCTGAGCCGCGCGCAAGTGCTGGTGCTCAACCGGCTGGACGGCAAGGCGCTCGAAAAGCTGCTGCTGCGCGCCGAGCAGGAGGTGGGCCATGCGCTGCCGCTCACCGGCGAGGCTCGCGAGAGCCTGCTTGGCATGGCCGATGGCGACGGGCGCGCGCTGCTCAACCTCGTGGAGCAGGTGGCGGGCTGGAAGACCGATACCAAGCTCGACCCGAAGGCGCTTGCCGCCCGCCTGCAACGCCGCGCCGCGCAATATGACAAATCGGGCGATGGCCATTACAACCTGATCTCCGCCCTGCACAAATCCGTCCGCGGCTCTGACCCGGACGCCGCGCTCTACTGGTTCGCCCGGATGCTGGAGGGGGGAGAAGACCCGCGCTTTCTGGCCCGCCGCATCACCCGCATGGCGGTGGAAGACATCGGCCTTGCTGACCCGGCCGCGCAAACCCACTGCCTGCATGCCTGGGAAGTGTATGAGCGGCTCGGCTCCCCCGAGGGCGAACTGGCGCTGGCGCAAGCGCTCACCTACATCGCGCTCGCGCCCAAATCCAACGCGGTCTACGTCGCCTACAAGGCCGCCCGCGCCGCTGCCAAGAAAACCGGCTCCGAGCCACCGCCCAAGCACATCCTCAATGCGCCCACCAAGCTGATGAGCGAGCAGGGCTATGGCGATGGCTACCAATATGACCACGACGCCGAAGACGGCTTTTCGGGGCAAAACTACTTCCCCGACACCATGAAGCGCCCGGTCTGGTATCAGCCCGTCGAGCGCGGCTTTGAACGTGAGTTGAAAAAGCGCGTGGAGTGGTTTGCGGGACTCAGGGCCAAGCGAAACAAAGGCTAA
- a CDS encoding roadblock/LC7 domain-containing protein encodes MSTDLKSLTKLDGFIGACLVDSDSGMMLTAEEGNGGLDLEVAGAANMEVVRAKNAAMKALGLEDAIEDILISLGTQIHLIRPLASNPDIFIYVALDRAKANLGMARLQVKTTEGTIKV; translated from the coding sequence ATGAGTACCGACCTTAAATCCCTGACCAAACTTGACGGCTTCATCGGCGCTTGCCTCGTCGATAGCGACTCCGGCATGATGCTGACGGCTGAAGAAGGCAACGGCGGCCTTGATCTTGAGGTTGCTGGTGCGGCCAACATGGAAGTCGTGCGCGCCAAGAATGCCGCGATGAAGGCGCTGGGCCTCGAAGACGCGATCGAAGACATTTTGATCTCGCTGGGCACCCAGATCCACCTGATCCGCCCGCTGGCATCCAACCCCGACATCTTCATCTATGTCGCACTGGACCGCGCCAAGGCGAACCTCGGCATGGCGCGCCTTCAGGTGAAAACAACCGAAGGCACCATCAAGGTGTAA
- the crcB gene encoding fluoride efflux transporter CrcB: MLLTVANVALGGAIGASLRYLTGVATLRLFGPGFPWGTLTVNVIGSLVMGLFASVVAHRGGQAWAPFVMTGMLGGFTTFSAFSLDAVTLFERGQLGTAGIYVLASVVLSILCLFAGLLIGRGLFA; the protein is encoded by the coding sequence ATGTTACTTACAGTCGCAAACGTTGCCTTGGGCGGGGCCATCGGGGCCTCCCTGCGCTACCTTACCGGGGTGGCCACGCTTCGGCTGTTCGGCCCCGGCTTTCCTTGGGGCACGCTCACTGTCAATGTGATCGGCTCGCTGGTCATGGGGCTCTTCGCTTCTGTCGTTGCCCATCGCGGCGGGCAGGCCTGGGCCCCCTTCGTGATGACGGGCATGCTCGGCGGCTTCACCACCTTCTCGGCCTTCTCGCTCGATGCCGTCACGCTCTTCGAGCGTGGCCAGCTCGGCACGGCGGGCATATACGTGCTGGCCTCGGTTGTTCTTTCCATCCTCTGCCTCTTCGCGGGGCTGCTCATCGGCCGTGGCCTCTTCGCATGA